The following coding sequences are from one Salmo trutta chromosome 36, fSalTru1.1, whole genome shotgun sequence window:
- the LOC115175701 gene encoding nuclear inhibitor of protein phosphatase 1-like isoform X2, which yields MSFGASTRVYTLREKPQPQSSTIPGGEVKAGEDEELKGLLGLPEEETELENLTEFNTAHNKRISTLTIEDGNLDIVRPKRKRRSSRVSFSEEEEVINPEDVDPSVGRFRNMVQTAVVPIKKRKMEGNATLGLEDSVVRRMQNFPFSGGLYGDLPPTSGEAGSLPTAAQAGATILGGQPLVFPNPAPEVDLSPTSASAQPSVTLKPAANPAPGPYTAEVLNEPRKKKYAKEAWPGKKPTPSLLI from the exons ATGTCATTCGGGGCGTCCACACGGGTCTACACCCTGAGAGAgaagccccagccccagtccagCACCATACCTGGGGGAGAGGTGAAGGCAGGGGAGGATGAGGAGCTCAAAGGACTACTGGGTCTACCTGAGGAGGAGACCGAGCTGGAG AATCTGACAGAGTTCAACACGGCCCACAACAAGCGTATCTCCACCCTGACCATCGAGGATGGAAACCTGGACATCGTGAGGcccaagaggaagaggaggagcagcaggGTCTCCTTcagcgaggaggaggaggtcatCAACCCAG AGGACGTGGACCCGTCAGTAGGGCGCTTCAGGAACATGGTACAGACTGCTGTTGTCCCGATCAAG AAGAGGAAGATGGAGGGTAACGCTACACTAGGTCTGGAGGACTCTGTGGTCAGACGCATGCAGAACTTCCCCTTCAGTGGAGGGCTCTATGGAGACCTCCCACCCACCAGTGGAGAGGCCGGCTCCCTCCCCACCGCGGCCCAGGCTGGAGCTACTATCCTGGGAGGCCAGCCGCTGGTCTTCCCTAACCCTGCTCCAGAGGTGGACCTCTCCCCCACCTCAGCCTCAGCACAGCCCTCCGTCACCCTCAAACCTGCTGCTAATCCTGCCCCTGGACCCTACACGGCCGAGGTGCTCAACGAACCACGCAAGAAGAAATACGCCAAGGAGGCGTGGCCAGGGAAGAAGCCCACGCCTTCTCTTCTGATATAG
- the LOC115175701 gene encoding nuclear inhibitor of protein phosphatase 1-like isoform X1 gives MAANSSTNTPLFDCPSWAGKPPPGLHLDVVKGDKLVEKLIIDEKKYYLFGRNPDVCDFTIDHQSCSRVHSALVYHRHLKRVFLIDLNSTHGTFLGHIRLEPHKPQQVPIDSTMSFGASTRVYTLREKPQPQSSTIPGGEVKAGEDEELKGLLGLPEEETELENLTEFNTAHNKRISTLTIEDGNLDIVRPKRKRRSSRVSFSEEEEVINPEDVDPSVGRFRNMVQTAVVPIKKRKMEGNATLGLEDSVVRRMQNFPFSGGLYGDLPPTSGEAGSLPTAAQAGATILGGQPLVFPNPAPEVDLSPTSASAQPSVTLKPAANPAPGPYTAEVLNEPRKKKYAKEAWPGKKPTPSLLI, from the exons ATGGCAGCAAACTCAAGCACTAACACACCTCTTTTTGACTGCCCGTCATG GGCAGGGAAACCTCCCCCTGGACTCCATCTAGATGTGGTGAAGGGAGACAAGCTAGTAGAG AAGCTAATCATTGATGAGAAGAAATATTATCTGTTTGGGCGGAATCCAGACGTGTGTGACTTCACCATAGACCACCAGTCGTGTTCTCGTGTCCACTCAGCCCTGGTCTACCACAGACACCTCAAGAGGGTTTTCCTGATCGACCTCAACAGCA CTCATGGTACGTTTCTCGGTCATATCCGTCTGGAGCCCCACAAGCCCCAGCAGGTGCCCATCGACTCCACTATGTCATTCGGGGCGTCCACACGGGTCTACACCCTGAGAGAgaagccccagccccagtccagCACCATACCTGGGGGAGAGGTGAAGGCAGGGGAGGATGAGGAGCTCAAAGGACTACTGGGTCTACCTGAGGAGGAGACCGAGCTGGAG AATCTGACAGAGTTCAACACGGCCCACAACAAGCGTATCTCCACCCTGACCATCGAGGATGGAAACCTGGACATCGTGAGGcccaagaggaagaggaggagcagcaggGTCTCCTTcagcgaggaggaggaggtcatCAACCCAG AGGACGTGGACCCGTCAGTAGGGCGCTTCAGGAACATGGTACAGACTGCTGTTGTCCCGATCAAG AAGAGGAAGATGGAGGGTAACGCTACACTAGGTCTGGAGGACTCTGTGGTCAGACGCATGCAGAACTTCCCCTTCAGTGGAGGGCTCTATGGAGACCTCCCACCCACCAGTGGAGAGGCCGGCTCCCTCCCCACCGCGGCCCAGGCTGGAGCTACTATCCTGGGAGGCCAGCCGCTGGTCTTCCCTAACCCTGCTCCAGAGGTGGACCTCTCCCCCACCTCAGCCTCAGCACAGCCCTCCGTCACCCTCAAACCTGCTGCTAATCCTGCCCCTGGACCCTACACGGCCGAGGTGCTCAACGAACCACGCAAGAAGAAATACGCCAAGGAGGCGTGGCCAGGGAAGAAGCCCACGCCTTCTCTTCTGATATAG